In Deinococcus sedimenti, a single genomic region encodes these proteins:
- a CDS encoding ABC transporter substrate-binding protein gives MKYRALTTLITAAMLGGAAHAQKTQLEFWTISLAPLFNDEMNRLVAQFEKENPTVELKWVDVPATAMEQKLLASVAAGRPPAAVNLSSDMTVKLVQQGALEALDLSAAQKKLYFASPLNTFTYDGKVMGVPWYWAPKVVAYNTEIFRKAGLDPANPPRTIQTLIAAAKQIKDKTGMYGFMPNINGISMLYVFQEAGLPILDKSGSKAVFNSPEHVKLLQTYVDLYKKGYIPEDTMRRGFTAATELYSAGKLGMLITGPQFILRVQNDNKAIFDQTRVAPYPINIAGNVIHTGLMGFMVPKGVKDKALAQKLALFLTNDVNQLQFSKVTKTTFPSTVKASGDKFFKQGGSDAVSQGRLVASTELKRAKDLTLVYPDASKLNKVFKDNVEAAMAGQKSAKQALDDIVKAWNASL, from the coding sequence ATGAAATACCGCGCCCTCACCACCCTGATCACCGCCGCGATGCTCGGCGGGGCCGCCCACGCGCAGAAGACCCAGCTGGAATTCTGGACGATCAGCCTCGCGCCGCTGTTCAACGACGAGATGAACCGCCTCGTCGCGCAGTTCGAGAAGGAAAACCCCACCGTGGAACTCAAGTGGGTGGACGTCCCCGCCACCGCCATGGAACAGAAACTGCTCGCATCCGTCGCCGCCGGTCGCCCGCCGGCCGCCGTGAACCTCAGCAGCGACATGACGGTCAAGCTGGTGCAGCAGGGCGCGCTGGAGGCGCTGGACCTGAGCGCCGCGCAGAAGAAGCTGTACTTCGCCAGCCCGCTGAACACCTTCACGTACGACGGGAAGGTCATGGGGGTGCCGTGGTACTGGGCGCCGAAGGTTGTGGCGTACAACACCGAGATCTTCCGCAAAGCGGGTCTGGACCCCGCCAACCCGCCGCGCACCATCCAGACGCTGATCGCCGCCGCGAAGCAGATCAAGGACAAGACCGGCATGTACGGCTTCATGCCGAACATCAACGGGATCAGCATGCTGTACGTGTTCCAGGAGGCAGGCCTGCCCATCCTGGACAAGAGCGGCAGCAAAGCCGTGTTCAACAGCCCCGAGCACGTCAAGCTGCTGCAGACGTACGTGGACCTGTACAAGAAGGGCTACATTCCCGAGGACACCATGCGCCGCGGCTTCACGGCCGCCACCGAGCTGTACTCGGCCGGGAAGCTGGGCATGCTGATCACGGGTCCTCAGTTCATCCTGCGCGTGCAGAACGACAACAAGGCGATCTTCGATCAGACGCGCGTGGCGCCGTACCCGATCAACATCGCCGGGAACGTCATCCACACCGGCCTGATGGGCTTCATGGTGCCCAAAGGCGTGAAGGACAAGGCGCTGGCGCAGAAGCTCGCGCTGTTCCTGACGAACGACGTGAACCAGCTGCAGTTCAGCAAAGTCACGAAGACGACGTTCCCCAGCACCGTGAAGGCCAGCGGGGACAAGTTCTTCAAGCAAGGCGGCTCGGACGCCGTCAGCCAGGGCCGCCTCGTGGCGTCCACGGAACTGAAGCGCGCCAAGGACCTGACGCTGGTGTACCCAGATGCCAGCAAGCTGAACAAGGTGTTCAAGGACAACGTCGAGGCCGCGATGGCCGGGCAGAAAAGCGCCAAGCAGGCGCTGGACGACATCGTGAAGGCCTGGAACGCCAGCCTGTAA
- a CDS encoding N-acetylmannosamine-6-phosphate 2-epimerase, translating to MSDVLQRLRGALIVSVQADDGSPLRDTGIIAAMSRAALLGGAGGLRLRSPEDIRTVRALTDVPIIGLTKQAQPGSPVYITATPQEVRAVARAGAEVVAFDGTDLPRPFPVADLIAEAHACGALAMADISTLAEAQAAYAAGADIVGTTMSGYTPHSPQQAGPDFTLMRELAGAGLPFIAEGRLNTPELAAHALATGAHAVVVGSAITRPDHVTRWFAQALGVAGDRSS from the coding sequence GTGAGTGACGTGCTACAGCGCCTGCGGGGCGCGTTGATCGTGAGTGTCCAGGCGGACGACGGCAGCCCCCTGCGGGACACGGGTATCATCGCGGCGATGAGCCGCGCGGCGCTGCTGGGCGGCGCGGGGGGCCTGCGGCTGCGCAGCCCGGAGGACATCCGGACAGTGCGGGCGCTGACGGACGTGCCGATCATCGGGTTGACGAAGCAGGCGCAGCCGGGCTCGCCGGTGTACATCACCGCGACGCCGCAGGAGGTGCGCGCGGTGGCCCGGGCCGGAGCGGAGGTCGTGGCCTTCGACGGGACAGACCTGCCGCGCCCCTTCCCGGTGGCGGACCTGATCGCCGAGGCGCATGCCTGCGGGGCGCTGGCGATGGCGGACATCAGCACGCTGGCGGAAGCGCAGGCGGCGTACGCGGCAGGTGCGGACATCGTGGGCACCACCATGAGCGGGTACACGCCGCACAGCCCGCAGCAGGCGGGGCCGGACTTCACGTTGATGCGTGAGCTGGCCGGGGCGGGGCTGCCGTTCATCGCGGAGGGCCGCCTGAACACGCCCGAACTGGCCGCGCATGCCCTGGCGACCGGCGCGCACGCGGTGGTGGTGGGCAGCGCGATCACCCGCCCGGATCACGTGACGCGCTGGTTCGCGCAGGCACTCGGGGTGGCGGGCGACCGGTCAAGCTGA
- a CDS encoding SEL1-like repeat protein, which yields MTTRHVSSPRHACPPDGGHHQRVHAADTVVAAWKNAALNGGHLMKKRYTWIVALWAVLSTTAGASVEDGIGLYRTGSYAEAVREFTDAAQAGDAAGQFWLATMYMTGRGVTPDATLAAVWYRRAAEQGHASAQFNLGVLFLTAQGTAQDDAQAAVWFRKAAEQGHILAQFNLGVLYHDGQGVPRDDALAARWFRQAAEQGHPEAQLQLGQLYDNAQGVDQSDAQAAEWYRRAAEQGLIPAQLNMAVLYTRGVGVPQDDALAASWYRRAAEQGDMIAQNNLGVLYANGRGVPRNDVQAFCWYARAAQQGFAQAQHNLAAAYANGQGVWRDLGQAAVWLRLAAAQGFTAAQQDLTRLQQTYPSLQNPVMMIVPAEGPC from the coding sequence GTGACCACACGTCATGTGTCCAGTCCACGACATGCATGCCCACCCGACGGGGGACATCATCAGCGAGTTCACGCTGCCGATACTGTCGTTGCAGCATGGAAGAACGCAGCCCTGAACGGAGGACACCTGATGAAGAAGCGATACACATGGATAGTGGCGCTCTGGGCAGTTCTGAGCACCACCGCGGGAGCGTCCGTGGAGGACGGCATCGGCCTGTACCGCACGGGATCATACGCTGAGGCTGTCCGGGAATTCACGGACGCGGCTCAAGCTGGGGACGCGGCTGGCCAATTCTGGCTGGCGACGATGTATATGACAGGCCGTGGGGTGACGCCTGACGCGACATTGGCTGCCGTCTGGTACCGCCGGGCGGCCGAGCAGGGTCACGCCAGCGCGCAGTTCAACCTCGGGGTGTTGTTCCTGACTGCTCAGGGTACTGCGCAGGACGACGCTCAGGCCGCCGTGTGGTTCCGGAAGGCGGCCGAGCAGGGTCACATCCTGGCGCAATTCAACCTGGGTGTTCTGTATCACGATGGTCAGGGCGTTCCCAGAGACGACGCCCTGGCCGCTCGATGGTTCCGGCAGGCCGCCGAGCAGGGCCACCCGGAAGCGCAACTGCAGCTGGGGCAGCTGTACGACAATGCGCAGGGAGTGGATCAGAGTGACGCGCAGGCAGCCGAGTGGTACCGCCGGGCCGCTGAGCAGGGCCTGATCCCCGCTCAGCTGAACATGGCCGTGCTGTACACCAGGGGGGTGGGCGTTCCGCAAGATGACGCGCTGGCCGCCAGCTGGTACCGCCGGGCCGCCGAGCAGGGCGACATGATCGCCCAGAACAACCTGGGCGTGCTGTATGCCAACGGCCGTGGCGTTCCCCGGAACGATGTCCAGGCGTTCTGCTGGTACGCCCGGGCAGCGCAGCAGGGCTTCGCGCAGGCTCAACATAATCTGGCCGCCGCGTATGCCAATGGTCAGGGCGTCTGGCGAGATCTGGGGCAGGCAGCCGTGTGGCTGCGTCTGGCCGCCGCACAGGGATTCACGGCGGCTCAACAGGATCTGACACGCCTGCAGCAGACATATCCATCGCTTCAGAACCCGGTCATGATGATCGTGCCAGCCGAGGGGCCCTGCTGA
- the nagZ gene encoding beta-N-acetylhexosaminidase has protein sequence MSLTLTSGALVMVDIPGPTLDDDTVAHLRRHRIRSVCLFRKNVVSEAQLSVLCADLRAVMGEHALIALDHEGGAILRPTFWPFAPAAMNLGAAGDEALTEDVSAALARQLRRVGINWNFAPVLDVNVNPANPVIGERAFGADVGLVTRMGRAALSGHDRAGVAACVKHFPGHGDTSLDSHLALPRVDKAREDLEAGEFAPFRDLLPVTPAVMTAHIIYPALDPARPATLSRAVLTGLLREEWGFDGVIVTDSMGMKAIDDHYGRGEAGVMAIQAGADLVMALGRREAQEATLNAIQSALDNGTLDATQMQASVRRLEALAARYPAQADATLDPRADAALLECAWARGLSAYRDPVAPPPGSTVLLVAQTKVPRENVSEASVDAATLAAELSGVYEVQLHAFEDPADLDWTALRALGLPVILATTSRHRHAALRGTQPDLHLALYNPYAALDVNAPAVLTYGFQPEARRAVRRWLTGDLRAAGTLPFPE, from the coding sequence GTGAGTCTGACTCTGACAAGCGGCGCGCTGGTGATGGTGGACATTCCCGGCCCCACCCTGGATGACGATACGGTCGCGCATCTGCGCCGCCACAGGATCCGCAGCGTGTGCCTGTTCCGCAAAAATGTGGTTTCCGAGGCGCAACTCTCGGTCCTGTGCGCCGACCTGCGCGCCGTGATGGGCGAGCACGCCCTGATCGCCCTGGACCACGAGGGCGGCGCGATCCTGCGCCCGACGTTCTGGCCGTTCGCGCCAGCTGCCATGAATCTGGGCGCGGCAGGCGACGAGGCGCTGACGGAGGACGTGAGTGCCGCCCTGGCGCGGCAGCTGCGCCGCGTGGGCATCAACTGGAACTTCGCCCCCGTGCTGGACGTGAACGTGAACCCCGCCAACCCCGTGATCGGCGAGCGGGCCTTCGGCGCCGACGTGGGGCTCGTGACGCGCATGGGTCGCGCCGCTCTCTCTGGGCACGACCGGGCAGGCGTCGCCGCGTGCGTCAAACACTTCCCCGGGCACGGGGACACCAGCCTGGACAGCCACCTCGCCCTGCCCCGTGTGGACAAAGCCAGGGAGGACCTGGAAGCCGGGGAGTTCGCACCGTTCCGCGACCTGCTGCCCGTCACGCCCGCCGTGATGACCGCGCACATCATCTACCCGGCGCTGGACCCCGCGCGGCCCGCCACGCTGTCCCGCGCGGTGCTGACCGGCCTGCTGCGCGAGGAGTGGGGTTTCGACGGCGTGATCGTCACGGACTCCATGGGCATGAAGGCCATCGACGACCACTACGGGCGCGGCGAGGCCGGGGTGATGGCCATCCAGGCGGGCGCGGACCTGGTTATGGCCCTCGGCCGCCGCGAGGCGCAGGAGGCGACCCTGAACGCCATCCAGTCCGCCCTTGACAACGGGACGCTGGACGCCACGCAGATGCAGGCCAGCGTGCGCCGCCTGGAAGCCCTGGCCGCCCGCTACCCCGCGCAGGCGGATGCCACCCTGGACCCGCGGGCTGACGCGGCGCTGCTGGAATGTGCCTGGGCGCGCGGCCTGAGTGCGTACCGCGACCCGGTCGCCCCGCCCCCCGGTTCAACGGTGCTGCTGGTCGCGCAGACGAAAGTCCCCCGCGAGAACGTCAGTGAGGCCAGCGTGGACGCCGCAACTCTCGCCGCCGAGCTGAGCGGCGTGTACGAGGTGCAGCTGCACGCCTTCGAGGACCCGGCGGACCTGGACTGGACCGCCCTGCGGGCCCTGGGGCTGCCGGTCATCCTGGCCACCACTTCACGCCACCGCCACGCCGCGCTGCGCGGGACCCAGCCCGATCTGCACCTGGCGCTGTACAACCCCTACGCCGCACTGGACGTGAACGCCCCGGCGGTCCTCACGTACGGATTTCAGCCGGAAGCCCGCCGCGCCGTGCGGCGCTGGCTGACCGGCGACCTGAGAGCGGCCGGTACGCTGCCGTTTCCGGAGTGA